Proteins co-encoded in one Candida albicans SC5314 chromosome 3, complete sequence genomic window:
- a CDS encoding uncharacterized protein (Putative transporter similar to MDR proteins; fungal-specific; Spider biofilm induced) — MAVSLDPRPTIFTSSHHEIIVVTLICLAQFFTQAGITLSLSTMNIILKSFDTIDSAKQVWFMGSYALTVGTFILISGKLGDLLGLKLIFVIGWIWTTVFSAITGLSNYVSVEFFIICRALQGIGFALLIPCGMGILGNIYPNGERKNLVFGCVGANGPAGAFFGAFIAALIAQLWWWPWIFWLLSIGCVVLTIISMIYIPPITHHKLESYSEFFKRIDPLGTLTGIIGLILFNFVWTQGPVVGWNTAYIIALLIIAVLSIVAFFIIELYIAKYPLVPKSVFNLKIGMVLACISCGWGSFGIWQYYYWNIILNLRKYTPIAGSLTYVPFLVMGIIAAIASSIIISHTKPSYIISFSTICFMVGCLMLSVTPIQQSYFRLTLGQMFILCWAMDMSFPAASIILSDYLPNHHQGMAGSLVSTVINYSVSLFLGMSSCVETEIKLSTHNVLLSYRSGLYFGIGVASLGIFCSLIFIFVQRNDGKGTNALLVDSEEEIIRESTEDVMEKK; from the coding sequence ATGGCTGTCTCATTAGATCCACGACCTACAATATTCACATCCAGTCATCATGAGATCATAGTAGTCACATTGATTTGTCTTGCCCAATTTTTCACTCAAGCGGGAATCACATTATCATTGTCGACCATGAACATAATTCTAAAATCCTTCGATACCATCGATTCAGCAAAACAAGTTTGGTTTATGGGATCATATGCATTAACTGTGGGGACATTCATTCTCATTAGTGGGAAATTAGGTGACTTATTGggattaaaattaatttttgttattgGATGGATTTGGACCACTGTTTTTTCTGCAATCACAggattatcaaattatGTTTctgttgaatttttcattatttgtCGTGCTTTGCAAGGTATTGGATTTGCCCTCTTGATACCGTGTGGAATGGGTATCTTGGGAAACATATATCCTAATGGTGAACGGAAAAATCTTGTGTTTGGTTGTGTGGGTGCTAATGGGCCTGCAGGAGCATTCTTTGGGGCATTCATAGCGGCCTTGATTGCACaattgtggtggtggccATGGATATTTTGGCTATTAAGTATAGGTTGTGTCGTGTTGACGATAATTTCCATGATCTACATCCCACCAATAACTCATCACAAATTGGAAAGCTATAGTGAGTTCTTTAAAAGAATCGACCCTCTAGGGACATTAACTGGGATAATAggattgattttatttaattttgtatGGACTCAAGGTCCCGTGGTAGGATGGAATACGGCTTATATAATTGctttattgattattgcTGTATTACTGATTGTTgcatttttcattattgaacTATATATTGCCAAATATCCATTAGTGCCGAAATCAGTTTTCAATCTTAAAATCGGAATGGTCTTGGCATGTATCAGTTGTGGTTGGGGGTCATTTGGAATTTGGCAATATTATTACTGgaatattattttgaatctACGAAAATATACTCCCATTGCTGGTTCTTTGACTTATGTTCCATTTTTGGTCATGGGGATAATTGCAGCTATTGCCTCATCAATAATTATTTCTCATACAAAACCATCGTACATAATTTCCTTTTCGACAATTTGCTTTATGGTGGGATGTCTCATGTTATCAGTGACACCAATACAACAATCCTATTTCCGATTAACATTGGGACAAATGTTCATATTGTGTTGGGCGATGGACATGTCGTTCCCCGCTGCTTCCATTATCTTATCTGACTATTTGCCAAACCATCATCAAGGTATGGCTGGTTCATTGGTGTCTACGGTGATAAATTACTCGGTCAGTTTGTTTTTGGGTATGTCTAGTTGTGTGGAGACCGAAATTAAACTCAGTACGCACAATGTCTTGCTTAGTTATAGAAGTGGATTATACTTTGGAATAGGTGTTGCTAGTTTGGGTATCTTCTGTTCCttaatatttatatttgtcCAAAGAAATGACGGCAAAGGTACGAATGCTTTATTAGTAGATCTGGAAGAAGAGATTATTAGGGAATCAACTGAAGATGTCATGGagaaaaagtga
- a CDS encoding uncharacterized protein (Protein of unknown function; upregulated in a cyr1 null mutant), with translation MKLITLLGLLPFTLARTFHIATNQNVACLEIKAPTAISLTKTIGTASGENPPVLIFNYDEKLLLPIPNFDYLVTDGKIDDYFNEEGFTFAKGFIGSSYNDILIDKLTYDVTTPGTYCIYSPLIDGYEYRVDVEESSIQFDNVVFCVVNIIVNLFYNQFFSRQNKVLFKLIGKFELIKVGIFAVSLLLSLRFNIINYTEDIVSAVDDVFTMVFLMGYGTLYSSYKDQDIGKIVIVTLFTVTPAIASRFFDLKSDVTNLVINNEYYNVVDGVLGSGKFDGLSVVQRIVRDVKAHRFSAAVAALFGVSKLVKFTMYITTIRQTLNKLTPGGTKSGYIYTVVLWLFVYPFASFAFYPDLVYNYYLVTDYGSVLKQFLLESVRDKYIVLMADECHWVLIFLIWFVGNNGLTVEPTSSKKDE, from the coding sequence atgaaGTTAATCACACTTTTAGGATTACTTCCATTCACATTAGCAAGAACTTTTCATATAGCAACTAATCAAAATGTTGCGTGTTTAGAAATAAAAGCTCCTACAGCTATTTCATTGACTAAAACAATTGGTACAGCTAGTGGAGAAAATCCACCAGTATTGATATTTAATTATGACGAGAAACTTCTTTTACCAATTCCTAATTTCGACTATTTGGTGACTGATGGTAAAATTGACGATTATTTCAATGAAGAAGGATTCACGTTTGCCAAAGGATTCATTGGATCTTCCtataatgatattttgattgataaattgacGTACGATGTTACAACTCCAGGTACTTATTGTATATATTCTCCTTTAATTGATGGCTACGAATATCGCgttgatgttgaagaaTCATCAATCCAGTTTGataatgttgttttttgtgttgttaatattattgttaatttattctataaccaatttttcagtCGTCAAAATAAAGTGCTATTCAAACTAATTggtaaatttgaattaataaaaGTGGGCATATTTGCTGTTTCTTTATTGCTTTCATTGAGattcaatataataaattacaCCGAGGATATTGTGTCTGCTGTCGATGATGTATTTACTATGGTATTTTTGATGGGGTATGGAACACTTTATTCCAGTTATAAAGACCAAgatattggaaaaattgttattgttacaTTATTCACCGTTACACCAGCCATCGCCTCCCGTTTTTTTGACCTAAAACTGGATGTTACGAATTTGGTAATCAATAACGAATACTATAACGTTGTTGATGGTGTTCTAGGGTCAGGAAAATTTGATGGATTGAGTGTAGTACAAAGAATAGTAAGAGACGTCAAAGCTCACAGGTTTAGTGCTGCAGTGGCTGCATTATTTGGAGTCAGTAAACTTGTTAAATTTACCATGTACATAACTACAATCAGACAAAcattgaacaaattgacTCCTGGTGGAACAAAATCTGGATACATTTATACAGTTGTATTGTGGTTATTTGTTTATCCATTTGCTAGCTTTGCCTTTTATCCTGATTTGGTATATAATTACTACTTGGTTACTGACTATGGTCTGGTcctaaaacaatttttactCGAGAGTGTTAGAGACAAATATATAGTCCTAATGGCAGATGAATGTCATTGGGTTCTtatctttttgatttggtttgTTGGCAATAATGGATTGACAGTAGAGCCCACTAGTCTGAAGAAAGATGAGTAA
- the USO5 gene encoding Uso5p (Kinesin-associated protein; forms heterodimer with Kar3; involved in spindle formation; transcription is induced upon filamentous growth and in response to alpha pheromone in SpiderM medium) yields MTTPSYTKNLNMNTKSSKEQTRSKRPLSEISPNLRRDPLKKRRNSLGFEMASIPSNSIKSFPSRIPPPTASKSATIASSSSSSSSSSMSSLSSIPQGILSIQERLRRKASVNDNNGQSSSSFAARPQSTVSRSNELQEEYYSLNELYKQQASSYEKLEVELGKLKEIYKNYYYKIDLINDLVHQKQSEFEILEHDIINDVEQEEKLTYSKLHENKIKLDGQFKELEFEMLNQLEDAKQFDFKELLTKIESLKTEKMTVLSEYEKVMSEVNAKLNADREQFSKDLEDKLHPLNKNKQLINDQLINKKDELTKLETNYNELKDQLAERNDSIDSIKHEIANIEQEMNNYQATRKNLELKLSEAESELHEALAKDKQEQREYDNVRSEYSVLHSKIAKHDEHRRILENSIMKIQGKFRVYAIGEDLDTYNKCFAKDTPSSFIIDEFQCLVQSTLKGHNVAIINNYLRGSQIVIDSYKNIQRQQKYIYQCISIKNGDKNTDICDLLNSNAPVDSLFQHQQMVIDDFDQFKQIVKKIDATLSQEIAIHIISTDKSKLMIIDCSRIDPDQQDKILEKFKSNSSLGFLEKLLTWIYHNCSTLFLYEPKTSQSNSLLKFINSIDSPI; encoded by the coding sequence ATGACAACACCATCATACACCAAGAACTTGAATATGAACACGAAATCTTCAAAAGAGCAAACAAGATCGAAACGACCACTTTCTGAAATATCACCCAATTTAAGACGAGATCCATTGAAAAAGCGAAGAAATTCCTTAGGTTTTGAAATGGCCAGTATCCCTCTGAATTCCATAAAATCTTTTCCATCAAGAATTCCTCCTCCAACTGCATCAAAGTCAGCCACTAtagcttcttcttcttcttcttcatcatcatcatcgatGCTGTCTTTATCATCTATTCCACAAGGTATTCTATCGATTCAAGAAAGACTAAGACGGAAAGCAAGTGTTAATGACAATAATGGACAATCATCATCGAGTTTTGCTGCGAGACCTCAATCAACTGTATCCAGATCCAATGAACTCCAAGAAGAATATTATTCACTAAATGAACTATACAAACAACAAGCTAGTCTGtatgaaaaattagagGTTGAATTGGGAAAACTAAAAGAGATTTATAAAAATTACTATTATAAAATTGACCTAATTAATGACTTGGTTCATCAAAAGCAGagtgaatttgaaatattggAGCATGATATTATCAATGATgttgaacaagaagaaaaattaacGTATTCCAAATTGcatgaaaataaaataaaactagATGGACAATTTAAAGAGTTGGAGTTTGAAAtgttaaatcaattggaaGATGCCAAACAATTTGACTTTAAGGAATTATTaaccaaaattgaaagtttAAAAACAGAAAAGATGACAGTGTTGTCTGAGTATGAAAAAGTTATGTCAGAAGTGAATGCCAAGTTGAATGCTGATAGAGAACAATTTAGCAAAGATTTAGAGGATAAACTTCAtccattaaataaaaataaacaattgataaatgatcaattgattaataaaaagGATGAATTGACTAAACTTGAAACAAATTACAATGAGCTTAAAGACCAACTTGCTGAAAGAAATGATTCTATAGACTCTATTAAACATGAGATTGCTAACATCGAACAAGAGATGAACAATTATCAAGCAACTAGGAAAAACTTGGAATTGAAACTATCAGAAGCCGAACTGGAATTACATGAAGCATTGGCTAAAGATAAACAGGAGCAAAGGGAATATGACAATGTTCGTTCTGAATATTCAGTACTACATTCCAAAATTGCCAAACATGACGAACATCGACGAATTTTGGAGAATTCAATCATGAAAATACAAGGAAAATTTAGAGTGTATGCCATTGGCGAAGATCTTGACACGTATAACAAATGTTTTGCGAAAGATACTCCATCTTCatttataattgatgaatttcaATGTTTAGTGCAGTCAACATTAAAAGGTCACAATGTAGCCATAATTAACAATTATCTTCGTGGGTCACAAATTGTCATTGACTCGTATAAGAACATTCAAAGACAACAGAAATATATTTACCAATGTATATCGATTAAAAATGGTGATAAAAATACTGATATTTgtgatttgttgaattctAATGCCCCAGTCGACTCGCTATTCCAGCACCAACAAATGGTCATTGACGATTTTGAccaatttaaacaaattgtcaaaaaaattgatgcCACATTATCGCAAGAAATCGCCATTCATATAATTTCAACAGATAAGtcaaaattaatgattattGATTGCTCAAGAATTGATCCAGACCAACAAGACAAGattcttgaaaaattcaaatccaaTAGCTCGCTTGggtttttggaaaaattacTTACTTGGATATACCATAATTGTTCTACATTATTCTTATACGAACCAAAAACTTCTCAATCAAATAGTCTActaaaatttatcaattctATAGATTCGCCTATTTAg
- a CDS encoding uncharacterized protein (Ortholog(s) have transcription coactivator activity, role in histone acetylation, transcription from RNA polymerase II promoter and Ada2/Gcn5/Ada3 transcription activator complex, SAGA complex, SLIK (SAGA-like) complex localization): MTSQIADGSSTTTINPLKNGLAALKPTHQAHGTSTTTHLTNGSPKKIKSYKRLELERLIREFQNKLGKNWEKYHETLSLFLIGKLSRAELISTITPILKGKNLLKYHNKLLLLNFANSLKDNSSDLSTEFAGFWNKKAGKVTKNKNTQFERFKSVIMGLPVKERKRIIDISRDSGKKGKIATDIILTRHAILPKIPMIQDKEQQQLQVNNLVQWQQDVLNGINTPIATENYEIPDYDNLSRMMLMIMREHGLTGGLNPGVMEVMLLGLESHLKNIVETAIDVAKYRKNKYTNDNYIPYIKPNEDAQNISNENALPSSKDITLCIEDLHDTLEMYPHLVESEGPKLRLSNVMLENDDMINDDLNYYLPPKSIEYLAKERQAATTNDASTGTTKPGNNKGSSAGGSSAGATTNSPVVNKTDSTAAVSEKTDTNQPLQTPTATQTPVQTSAQAPASAPAQTPAPVSTPILRPDAHIGTTDELKWVLHDLVSTM, translated from the coding sequence ATGACATCTCAAATCGCTGATGGATCTTCTACAACTACTATCAATcctttgaaaaatggattAGCTGCTCTTAAACCAACCCATCAAGCGCATGGCACGTCAACTACCACTCACCTCACTAATGGTTCaccaaagaaaataaaaagctATAAACGGTTAGAGCTAGAGCGATTAATAAGAgagtttcaaaataaactaGGTAAGAATTGGGAAAAGTATCATGAAACTTTgagtttgtttttgataGGGAAGTTGTCTCGTGCTGAGTTGATATCAACGATAACGCCCATATTAAAGGGgaagaatttgttgaaatatCATAACAAATTacttttattaaattttgcCAATAGTTTAAAGGATAATTCGTCAGATTTATCAACCGAGTTTGCAGGTTTCTGGAATAAAAAAGCTGGTAAGGTCACGAAGAATAAAAACACtcaatttgaaagattCAAATCGGTGATCATGGGATTACCAGTGAAAGAGCGTAAAAgaataattgatatatCCCGAGATAGTGGTAAAAAGGGTAAAATAGCCACCGATATTATCTTGACTAGACATGCAATCTTACCCAAGATCCCTATGATTCAGGACAAAGAACAACAGCAATTGCAAGTTAATAATTTGGTTCAATGGCAGCAGGATGTGTTGAATGGGATAAATACACCAATAGCCACTGAAAATTACGAGATCCCTGATTATGATAATTTATCGAGAATGATGTTAATGATCATGAGAGAGCATGGGTTAACTGGTGGGTTGAACCCTGGGGTGATGGAAGTGATGCTATTGGGTTTGGAATCACATTTGAAGAACATTGTTGAAACAGCTATTGATGTTGCCAAATATCGGAAGAATAAATATACCAATGATAATTATATCCCATACATAAAACCCAACGAAGACGCTCAGAATATTAGCAACGAGAATGCGTTACCATCAAGCAAAGATATCACCTTGTGTATTGAAGATTTGCATGACACATTGGAAATGTATCCTCATTTAGTCGAATCGGAAGGTCCCAAATTGAGATTATCTAACGTTATGCTTGAGAATGACGACATGATTAATGATGACTTGAATTATTACTTGCCACCCAAAAGTATAGAGTATCTTGCAAAAGAACGTCAAGCAGCCACTACCAATGACGCTTCCACTGGGACTACCAAGCCAGGTAATAATAAAGGTAGTAGTGCTGGTGGTTCTTCCGCTGGTGCTACCACTAATTCGCCAGTAGTAAACAAAACAGATTCGACGGCGGCAGTATCAGAAAAGACAGACACGAACCAGCCTTTGCAAACACCTACTGCAACACAGACACCAGTACAAACATCTGCTCAGGCACCAGCATCTGCCCCAGCACAAACACCTGCACCAGTTTCTACACCAATCCTAAGACCCGATGCTCATATTGGAACCACCGATGAACTAAAATGGGTATTGCACGATTTAGTGTCGACTATGTAA
- a CDS encoding uncharacterized protein (Ortholog(s) have role in nucleobase-containing compound transport and plasma membrane localization), with translation MSHDDSNSNSNPSSNPTSNPVSKPSDMGRSSNDSGSEPSIQHFTLAPLEPQGDEEDMEMGEPISRQSTFLERVQSRYSFFHENLRAQRKELSMKYLKIYLVMAIGCLGVFSIYWGSMYQRETRIKNLKMLVVLEDEEINGIPPLFGNQLRDLLATPTARTLGDWKIYNTSEFETIASKHNNTINEEVIRQIHHQNYWASIYVKQNSSYNIYNALANGNQYNVSDSVYCYYETGRHLTSVGPYVVASIDAIQTMWLDQNSVMRDIVRIGNITLDNANSVAVATTALAFQIIDMRPSTSGVLVAALQIGLLYLVIVSFFSFNFFVDIHRSVALMVKQRNFLLYRVFASIISYFVISLMFGLVTLAFQVDFAVTFGKSGFLVYWMVTFLTMWSVGLANELAAMLILTIYPPMVGFWLIFWVIINITPTFTPIALLPEFYRYGYAMPLHNAFEIYSVIFFNTYKGLIGRSIGIIIAWVVFLTLMAPIVVVYFGSTMSKKAAAAAAAAKKEKEKSK, from the coding sequence ATGTCTCATGATGATTCAAATCTGAATTCAAACCCCAGCTCAAATCCAACCTCCAATCCTGTGTCAAAGCCGTCTGATATGGGCAGATCAAGCAACGACAGTGGCTCCGAACCATCAATACAACATTTTACGTTAGCCCCACTCGAACCACAAGGCGATGAAGAGGATATGGAAATGGGTGAGCCAATATCACGACAATCAACCTTTCTTGAGAGAGTACAATCTCGATATTCATTTTTCCACGAGAATTTGCGAGCTCAAAGAAAGGAATTGTCCATGAAATATCTTAAAATTTATCTAGTCATGGCCATTGGTTGCTTAGGAGTGTTTTCTATATATTGGGGTTCAATGTATCAAAGAGAAACCCGAAttaaaaacttgaaaatgTTGGTAGTtttagaagatgaagaaattaatggCATCCCTCCACTTTTTGGCAATCAGCTTCGTGATTTATTGGCCACCCCAACGGCTAGAACACTCGGCGATTGGAAAATATATAACACTAGCGAATTTGAAACTATTGCATCAAAACACAACAACACAATAAATGAAGAGGTCATTCgtcaaattcatcatcaaaattattggGCCTCGATATATGTCAAGCAAAATTCATCTTATAACATATACAATGCATTAGCCAATGGTAATCAGTACAATGTCAGTGACTCTGTGTATTGTTACTATGAAACAGGAAGACACCTAACTAGTGTTGGCCCATATGTGGTGGCATCTATAGATGCCATTCAAACTATGTGGTTGGATCAAAACCTGGTGATGAGGGACATTGTGAGAATTGGTAATATAACTCTTGACAATGCAAACTCGGTTGCTGTCGCCACTACCGCCTTGGCATTccaaataattgatatgAGACCATCTACTAGTGGAGTTTTAGTTGCAGCTTTACAAATTGGTCTTCTTTATCTTGTCATTGTTAgttttttcagtttcaatttttttgtcgATATACACCGATCAGTGGCATTAATGGTGAAGCAAAGAAACTTTTTACTTTATCGAGTTTTTGCATCAATCATATCGTATTTTGTTATCAGTTTAATGTTTGGTTTGGTTACTTTAGCGTTTCAAGTTGATTTTGCTGTTACATTTGGTAAATCTGGCTTCTTAGTTTACTGGATGGTAACATTTTTAACAATGTGGAGTGTTGGATTGGCTAACGAATTGGCCGCTATGCTCATACTTACTATCTATCCACCAATGGTTGGGTTTTGGTTGATCTTCTGggtaattataaatatcaCACCCACATTCACACCAATTGCTTTGTTACCTGAATTTTATCGGTATGGTTACGCCATGCCATTGCATAATgcttttgaaatttattctgttatttttttcaacacgTATAAGGGATTAATAGGAAGAAGCATTGGAATCATAATTGCATGGGTGGTATTTTTAACATTAATGGCACCAATAGTGGTGGTTTACTTTGGTAGCACTATGAGTAAAAAAGCTGCTGCTGCCGCTGCTGCTgcaaaaaaggaaaaggaaaagtCAAAGTAA